The Oryctolagus cuniculus chromosome 5, mOryCun1.1, whole genome shotgun sequence genome includes a region encoding these proteins:
- the FOXF2 gene encoding forkhead box protein F2: MTTEGGPPPPPPRPPPAPLRRACSPAPGALQAALMSAPAAAALETAATSSSSSSSSSSSSSSSSSNSAGASSAACKSSSGGGGAGAGSGGPKKASSGLRRPEKPPYSYIALIVMAIQSSPSKRLTLSEIYQFLQARFPFFRGAYQGWKNSVRHNLSLNECFIKLPKGLGRPGKGHYWTIDPASEFMFEEGSFRRRPRGFRRKCQALKPMYHRVVSGLGFGASLLPQGFDFQAPPSAPLGCHGQGGYGGLDMMATGYDAGAGAPGHAHPHHHHHHHVPHMSPNPGSTYMASCPVPAGPGAVGAAGGVGGGGGSGGGGDYGPDSSSSPVPSSPAMASAIECHSPYTSPAAHWSSPGASPYLKQPPALTPSGNPAGAAGLHASMSSYSLEQSYLHQNAREDLSVGLPRYQPHSTPVCDRKDFVLNFNGISSFHPSASGSYYHHHHQSVCQDIKPCVM, encoded by the exons ATGACCACCGAGGGCGGGCCGCCGCCAcccccgccgcgcccgccgccggcCCCGCTCCGCCGCGCGTGCAGCCCGGCCCCCGGCGCGCTGCAGGCCGCCTTGATGAGcgcgccggccgccgccgccctgGAGACCGCCGCCACCTCCTCGTCGTCGTCCTCGTcctcgtcgtcgtcgtcgtcctcctcctcctccaactcGGCCGGCGCCTCCTCGGCCGCCTGCAAGAGctcgagcggcggcggcggcgcgggcgcgggcaGCGGGGGCCCCAAGAAGGCGAGCTCGGGGCTGCGGCGGCCGGAGAAGCCGCCCTACTCGTACATCGCGCTCATCGTCATGGCCATCCAGAGCTCGCCCAGCAAGCGCCTGACGCTCAGCGAGATCTACCAGTTCCTGCAGGCGCGCTTCCCCTTCTTCCGCGGAGCCTACCAGGGCTGGAAGAACTCGGTGCGCCACAACCTCTCGCTCAACGAGTGCTTCATCAAGCTGCCCAAGGGCCTCGGGCGGCCCGGCAAGGGCCACTACTGGACCATCGACCCGGCCAGCGAGTTCATGTTCGAGGAGGGCTCGTTCCGCCGCCGGCCGCGCGGCTTCAGGCGGAAGTGCCAGGCGCTCAAGCCCATGTACCACCGTGTGGTCAGCGGCCTGGGCTTCGGGGCCTCGCTGCTGCCCCAGGGCTTCGACTTCCAGGCGCCCCCGTCGGCGCCGCTCGGCTGCCACGGCCAGGGCGGCTACGGCGGCCTCGACATGATGGCCACGGGCTACGACGCCGGCGCGGGCGCCCCGGGCCACGCGCAcccgcaccaccaccaccaccaccacgtccCGCACATGTCGCCCAACCCGGGTTCCACCTACATGGCCAGCTGCCCCGTGCCCGCGGGTCCTGGGGCCGTCGGCGCGGCCGGGGGCgtcggcggcggcgggggcagcggcggcggcggagaCTACGGGccggacagcagcagcagccccgtgCCCTCGTCCCCGGCCATGGCGAGCGCCATCGAGTGCCACTCGCCCTACACGAGCCCCGCGGCGCACTGGAGCTCGCCCGGCGCCTCGCCTTACCTCAAGCAGCCGCCCGCCCTGACGCCCAGCGGCAACCCCGCGGGCGCCGCGGGCCTGCACGCCAGTATGTCGTCCTACTCGCTGGAGCAGAGCTACCTGCACCAGAACGCGCGCGAGGACCTGTCAG tGGGACTGCCTCGCTACCAGCCTCACTCAACTCCCGTGTGCGACAGAAAGGACTTCGTCCTCAATTTCAACGGCATTTCTTCCTTCCACCCCTCGGCCAGCGGGTCAtactatcaccaccaccaccagagcGTGTGCCAGGACATCAAGCCCTGCGTCATGTGA